CGGCCTCGGGGAAGTCGCACACGTTCGTCGTGTCCTACCGTAATGACTCATCCGTGGACCAGGTTGTGGCCCCGCAAATTCTCGTGGAGTCTCCTGATGCGGGCCCCTTCCTGGCACCTACTGACATTCAGGTCGAGCGGCGCAACGCCGACGGCTCTCGCGAAGCGGTACCCGTCGCGAGCCAGACCGGCACGCTGTTCACCGATCTCGTGAGTGTTCAGCGCACCCTCCGTCCGGGCGAGACGCTCACGGAGCGGTACCGGGTCTCGGTGATAACTCCTGGTGCCGTGGGCACCGTCCAGCCGCGCGTGGCGCTGTACGGCTGACCTTACGACGCCTTGCCCGACCGGCTGTGGTGGTGCACCTCCGAAGGGTGGTGCATCACCACAGCCGCCTCGGGCCTGCCTGCAAAACCCACGGTCTCCTGGCTGCTCAGATGGGGCTCAAGGGCCAGAGCCGCCCTGCAAGCCGGGTGGCTCGCTGGGGCAAGGAGAATCTGACCGTCTTCTTCCGCGCCGAGGCCGAACAGGGCGAGGCGAGCCATCCCGATCTGCTGGCCCCGGCAGATCATCCTGGTCTTCGACGGCGCCGTCGCCCGTGGGGATCGGAGCCGACGAGCTGACAGGGCTCGTCACGCCGATCGTGACCACCCTGTCGATGCGGCAGGCGTGCACTGACGCGTCCCCTTTCGAACAGGCGCCGTGACTGCCCTCCCCAAGGGCTGTCCCGCGACTCCGACGATCTCGGCTTCAGCGGTGGTCCGGACGCAAGGTTCAAGCGTCACTGGGACCGGGGAGCCGGCCGGTGTGCTGGGCCCAGGCGTCAGCGCGTCGGATGATGTCCCATACGAATGCATCCTTTGCTTGGACGTAGCCGGGCCGGTCGTTGCGGAACTTGGCCGCGCAGTGCCGTTTGAATGCTGCGTACTCGGTCGCGGCAGACGCGTGATGCCGGAGGTAGTCGCGAAACAGCAATGAGAACTGTTCGGAGAAGCTACCTAGCTGCCGCACGTGCACGTGTGTCCGGGATTGGCCTGGAGGTTCCCGGAAGTACCGCTTGGTCCGTTCGGGATTGTCCGCCCGGTACACGAATCCCATGCCCGTCAGTGGTTCCAGGAATGCGTCCGTCGGCTCCAACGATGCCACTGAGATCTGGAGGTCGATCACCGGCTTGGCCGCCAGTCCTGATGCCGAGGTGGACCCGATGTGGTCGATACGAGTCGCAGCATCGCCGAGGGCCGCACGCAGGCTCACGCCCAACCTGGCGAACATCGTTGGCCAAGCAGGGGCATAAGGCGCGATCTCGACCGGCTCTCTCACGTGGAAGAGTGTTCCCCGCCTCGCACGGGTGCAGGCGCACGAAGATCTGCTGCCCCTGGGCGCAGTCAGCGCAGCCGAGAGCGAATCCGGCCGACGAGATACGCCGGGGACGGCCGTGGAGTCTTCCGTTGGAAGGCCGGGTGTTGCTGGTGGCGGCGTAATGGCGCACGAACCTGACCATGCGCCAACTGGCCCCGCTGTTCGGGGTGTCGAAATCCTCGGCGGACCGGATCATCGACCGCGTCGGCCCGCTGCTCGCGCTGCAGCAGCGCCGACGTTCCGCAAGGATGCCGTGCTCATCGTCGACGGCACCTTGGTTCCCACTCGCGATCACACAGTCGCGGAGCAGGCGAAGAACAATTGGTATTCGACCAACCACCAGGTCGTCATCGATGCCGACACCCGCCTGGTCGCGCTCATCGGCCGACCGCTGCCCGGCAACCGCAACGACTGCCGCGCCTGGAGCGAGTCCGGCGTGAAGGACGCCGTCGGTACCACGACCACCATTGCCGACGGTGACTGCCGGGGACCGGGCTGGTCATCCCGCACCGTCGCTGCAAGGGCGAGGAACTTCCGGCCAACCGCTGTGCGGATGACGCGCCCGCGCCCTGGTGCTGCGGATGGCGACTCACCTTGTGCATGGAAACCGATCGGTTTACGATGATGGAAACCGGTCGGTTTCTCGATGAATCCAAGGACTGGTCCGTGGTCACGTCCCCTTCGGGCGGGCCCTGTCCGAATCATCCGTCTGCAGCAGTTCACCCAAAGGGAAGCCAGCGAGATGCCCAGCCCAGAGCAACGTCCCACGATTCACGTCCCGGGGACCACGAGCCACACCATCGCCCCGCGCGCAGGACACCGCAACGGCGAGGGAACCCTGCGTTACCTCAAAGCCGGCACCGGCGCCCCCGTGGTCCTGCTGCACACCGTGCGCACACAGGCCGAGCACTTCCGCGCCCTCATCCCGCTGATCGCGGACCAGTACACCGTGTACGCCCTCGACCTGCCGGGGATGGGCTACTCCGAGATCGTGCCTGGTGCGTCGTACGACGAGCCGGCCATGCGCGCCGGCGTCGAGCGGCTCCTGACCGAACTCGACCTCCACGACGTGACCCTGGTCGGGGAGTCCATGGGGGCGGTGCTCGCCCTGACCACCGCGGCCGACCTGCCCGAGCGGGTCCGGCGCGTCGTCGCGGTGAACACGTACGACTTCCGCGGCGGTATCGCCCGGTCCAGTCTTCTCGCCCGTGTGGTGGTCAGCGGTGTCCTCACTCCGGGGGTGGGCCCGGTGGTCGCCGGGGTGGAACCCAAGGCTGTGGTCCGCAGGATCCTGCGGGGCGGGCTGGGCGACAAGACCGCGCTGCGGGAGGACTACCTCGACGAACTCCTCCAGGTGGGCGGCCGCCCCGGCTATTCGAGCGTCGCCCGGGCCGTGTACCAGAGCCTGCCCAGTCTCATCGACGCCCGCTCGCGCTACCCAGAGGTCAAGGCACCGGTCCACCTCGTCTACGGGGAGAAGGACTGGTCGCGGCCATCGGACCGGCAAGCCGACAAGGAACTGCTGCCGGCCGCCGATTTCACACAGGTCCCGGGAGCAGGTCACTTCGTCGCCTTGGAACGCCCCGACCTGCTGGCCGACCTGCTGAACGCGGTGGCGTGACCGCCCCGAGAGCGCTGTAGCCACCCCCGTCCGGGGTGTAGTGCGGGACGGGGACCACGTTCGATCAGGTGTCTCACACCGTCGTGGCGCTCACAGCAGTGCGGCCGGCCGGTGGGGGCACGGCCTGCGGAGCGCAGGCGGTTCGGCGCGCGGCGGGGTGGTGGCGAAGCCGACCGCCTCCTTGTTGTGTATGCCGTTGATGACCCGGGCGCAGGCGCCAGCTCAGACCGTGGTCGGTGCTCAGGCCGGTGCTCAGGCCGGTGCTCGGGTCTGCAGGGGGAATGGGCGGTGAGGTCGGCACGGGACCGAGGAGGTGGTTGCCCTCGACAGCCTCTGCCCCTGCCTGAGCGGCATCTCTTTGCGGGTAGGTGAGCCCGCAGCTATCCTCATACTCAACAATGCGACTAGGTGCCCAGTTGATTAAGCGGTGGCCGTGTGCCACTTTCATCAGCACCGTTGATGAGAGGCGGTCGGCCCCGTGTCGAGCAGGTCGAGCAGTGGGTATCTGCGCTATGTCGCCCTGGGCGACAGTCATACCGAGGGTCTTGGGGACGGCGACGACGTCCGTGGTCTTCGGGGCTGGGCGGACCGGCTCGCCGAGCAGGTCGCTCACCACAGCCCTGGCCTGCTCTACGCCAACCTCGCGGTGCGCGGCCGTAAGGCCGGTCAGGTGCGCGCCGAGCAGCTGGCTCCGGCTCTCGCGATGCGGCCCGACCTCGCCACCGTGGTGGCCGGCGTCAACGACGTGCTGCGCCCGGGCTGTGACCTCGACGAGGTGGCCGGCCATGTCGAGGCGATGTTCGCCGCGCTCACCGCGCAGGGCGCCACCGTTGCGACCCTCATGTTTCCCGATGTCGGGCGTATCACGCCGTTGGCCCGCCCGATCGGTCACCGTGTTCTCGCACTCAACGCGCGCATCCGGGAGGCCGCCGGCCGCCACGGCGTGGTGGTGGCGGAGACGGCCGCGCACGCGGCGGCGACCGATCCGCGGTTGTGGAGTGCTGACCGGCTGCACGCCGGCCCGCTGGGACACGCGCGCATCGCGGCTGCCGTGGCCCAGGCGCTCGGTCTGCCGGGCAGCGACGACAAGTGGTCCCTTCCCCTGCCGGCCGAGGGGACAGACAGCTCTGTCTGGAGGACCGTGGGCGCCGAAGTGCGCTGGGCCGGCACCTTCCTCGGCCCCTGGGTCGGCCGCCGCCTGCGTGGCCGCTCCTCCGGCGACGGCCGCCAGGCCAAGCGGCCGGCCCTGCTTCCGGTGGCCGCGTCCACCGGGGACGCCTCCTCAGCCGTATGAGGCTCCGCCCGCGACGACGCCGGCGGCTCCTCCTGCTGCACTTCTCTCTTCCTCGTACCGGAGCTGGCAATGAGTAACGCCCACCCCTTCCGCGTCCTGCGCGTGAAGCGTCTGTGGACCGTCAACGGCGTGATCGTGGGCTTCGTGGCGCTGCTGTTCACGGTGTTCTACGTCGGCGCCAACATCGACCCCGCCGGTCACCTGCACAAGCTGCCCGTCGGCCTGGTCAGCGCCGATGAGGGGGCGAAGATCGGTGGCAAGCAGACCGACCTCGGTGCACAGATCACCCAGTCGATCAAGAAGTCGTCCCAGGGCGGAGACAGGATCGACTGGAAGGTGATGGACGAGTCGGAGATGAAGGAGGAGCTGGGCAAGGGCAAGTTGTTCGGCGCGCTCGTCGTGCCTCGCGACTTCACCGCCACTGTGGCCGCCCTCACCGGCCCCGGGGTGGCCGGCAAGCCCGTCCGCCCGACACTCACCGTGCTGACCAACCAGTCCGCCGGCAGCGTGGGGTCGAGCATGGCGCGACAGGCCACGACGACGGCCGCGCAGGCGGCCTCCGCGCAGCTGGGTGAACAGCTGACCGCTCAGGCCGAGGCCGCGCAGGCCCAACTGCCCGCTGCCGCGCGCCTGCTGCTGGCCGACCCGGCCGTGGTGCAGATCGAGGACGGGCATCCGCTCGACTCGCACAGCGGCCTCGGTCTCAGTGCCTTCTACTACTCCCTCGTCCTCGTCGTCTGCGGCATGCTCGCCGCCAACGTCATCAGCGGCCAGGTGGACCACGCCCTCGGCTACACCCACAGCGACATGGGCCCGCTGCGGATCCACAACCCGCTGCTGCGCGCGACTCGCGTCCAGACCCTGGCCATCGGTAGCACGCTCATGATCGGTCTGTCCCTGCTCATGGGCAGTCTGGCCCTGGCCGGTGCGGTGGGCATCATGGGCATGGACGCCTCTCACCTGCCCCTGCTGTGGCTCTTCTCCGTGTGCACGATCGCGGTTGTCGGCATCGGCGGGCTCGGACTGCTCGCTGTGTTCGGCACGCCGGGCATGCTGTTCATCACGATCTTCTACATCGCCATGGCGGTACCGACGTCCGGCGCCACTGTCCCCCTCCAAGCGCTCCCCGGTTTCTACCGCGCCCTCGGCGAGTTCGAGCCCCTGCGCCAGGTCACGGGCGCCGTCCGCTCGATCCTCTACTACGA
Above is a window of Streptomyces sp. NBC_00490 DNA encoding:
- a CDS encoding signal peptide protein, with translation MTNYRLAAATLALATALVGVAGAGTAMASTAAAAPAAAGNETAADLFPVDFVNLSTRTLPASGKSHTFVVSYRNDSSVDQVVAPQILVESPDAGPFLAPTDIQVERRNADGSREAVPVASQTGTLFTDLVSVQRTLRPGETLTERYRVSVITPGAVGTVQPRVALYG
- a CDS encoding GrpB family protein: MREPVEIAPYAPAWPTMFARLGVSLRAALGDAATRIDHIGSTSASGLAAKPVIDLQISVASLEPTDAFLEPLTGMGFVYRADNPERTKRYFREPPGQSRTHVHVRQLGSFSEQFSLLFRDYLRHHASAATEYAAFKRHCAAKFRNDRPGYVQAKDAFVWDIIRRADAWAQHTGRLPGPSDA
- a CDS encoding alpha/beta fold hydrolase — protein: MPSPEQRPTIHVPGTTSHTIAPRAGHRNGEGTLRYLKAGTGAPVVLLHTVRTQAEHFRALIPLIADQYTVYALDLPGMGYSEIVPGASYDEPAMRAGVERLLTELDLHDVTLVGESMGAVLALTTAADLPERVRRVVAVNTYDFRGGIARSSLLARVVVSGVLTPGVGPVVAGVEPKAVVRRILRGGLGDKTALREDYLDELLQVGGRPGYSSVARAVYQSLPSLIDARSRYPEVKAPVHLVYGEKDWSRPSDRQADKELLPAADFTQVPGAGHFVALERPDLLADLLNAVA
- a CDS encoding SGNH/GDSL hydrolase family protein yields the protein MSSRSSSGYLRYVALGDSHTEGLGDGDDVRGLRGWADRLAEQVAHHSPGLLYANLAVRGRKAGQVRAEQLAPALAMRPDLATVVAGVNDVLRPGCDLDEVAGHVEAMFAALTAQGATVATLMFPDVGRITPLARPIGHRVLALNARIREAAGRHGVVVAETAAHAAATDPRLWSADRLHAGPLGHARIAAAVAQALGLPGSDDKWSLPLPAEGTDSSVWRTVGAEVRWAGTFLGPWVGRRLRGRSSGDGRQAKRPALLPVAASTGDASSAV
- a CDS encoding DUF3533 domain-containing protein; protein product: MSNAHPFRVLRVKRLWTVNGVIVGFVALLFTVFYVGANIDPAGHLHKLPVGLVSADEGAKIGGKQTDLGAQITQSIKKSSQGGDRIDWKVMDESEMKEELGKGKLFGALVVPRDFTATVAALTGPGVAGKPVRPTLTVLTNQSAGSVGSSMARQATTTAAQAASAQLGEQLTAQAEAAQAQLPAAARLLLADPAVVQIEDGHPLDSHSGLGLSAFYYSLVLVVCGMLAANVISGQVDHALGYTHSDMGPLRIHNPLLRATRVQTLAIGSTLMIGLSLLMGSLALAGAVGIMGMDASHLPLLWLFSVCTIAVVGIGGLGLLAVFGTPGMLFITIFYIAMAVPTSGATVPLQALPGFYRALGEFEPLRQVTGAVRSILYYDAQADAGLTRGWVMLGVGLAVAGLFGFGVTRFYDRKGLHRIPADEEPQPVLAR